The Gloeocapsa sp. PCC 73106 DNA segment TGATGGGAATATCTAAAAAATCTATTAGAGCATGACCCAGTTCGTGGTACATGATAAATAAATAAGCTTTTAAAGTAGAATCTATTGCCTGTTCTTGAGTCAAACCGTCATTGATCTTTAAGACAGCGATGACTTTAAATAGTTCGTAACAAAGTGTAATATTTCTTTCACGCGAATTATAAAAGGCATTTGCTGGAGAATTTTGAACGCTAGACTCACTATGATTTCTACAACTCATCCACCGAATTTCTAAGTCTTCGGGTAAATTAAAGTTAATTTGTTTAATAATACTAATATTTTTTTCAAAGATTTGAGAATTGGCGAGATAAGATCTAATAAATTCATCATTTTCATCGATACCTGGCTGATAACTGTACAAAAATTTACCTACTTGAGGATTAGCTTTGTTACTTTGCTTAATAATTAATTCAGAAGTAGTGGCAGTAACAGATTGATTTACTATCATTAATATAGTAAGAATAGTCAAGATAAAATAACTAAAAATTTTCGTTAGTTTTGATTTACATAGCATTTTAATTGACCTAAAAACTCACGATTTGCCTTAGAAACGTATAGGAATTCCCGGAATTCTTTGTAGATTCTCTTGTAATGCGCCTAGGAACCAATCTCTAAAAATATTGGCGACATCCTTCTTGAACTCAGTATCTTCGGTCACTTCTGGCTCAACAGTTTGTTTTGGGTCAGCGGGAGCTTGTGTTTCAATTTCAACACCATCATAGATATTACGATGATAAGGTAACTGCTCTATAAAGGAATCAATGGGGATACCATAGTTAAACCCGGTACGACTCAACTCGGCTCCAATCTGAGAATCAATTCCACGTTCTTTTAGTTCTTCTGCATTGCTTAGATCGTGATCAGCTAAACCATGAATAGCCACTACCCGACCCTCTAAATCAAAAACAGGACCTCCACTCATACCCCCTTGAGTAACGCTTGTGTAAGCATATTGATAGCCTTGAAAAGGTTCGCCTAAGACAGCAGCTATATTACCCGATGAGAAATGACGGACTAATTCATTAGTTTCCGATTGTATCTGACCAGGTTTAGGCCATCCTGAGACAAACACGGTCAATCCTGGTTCAACATAACCAGATGAGCCTAATTTAGCTACTTGATAATCGCGATCGCTATTAAAGGAAACAATAGCTAAGTCAATATTCTTAGAAAAACTTTCCACATTATCTTTAGAAATATCGTATCTTTCTCCGTCTGGGGTGACGATTCCATAATCCGAGTTTCCCATCACGTGATTAGCAGTCAGTACATAGTATGTATTTCCATTGCGTGAGACGATCACACCCGAACCTATGGACTTATCTTTACCAACAATAATTACAGTGGTTTCACGAGCCAATTCATTAACTGCAGGACCTGTTTGAGACTGAGCTCCTCCGGGATGGATAATAACGATAGCAGGAACGATTAAAGTTATTAAGGGGTTGTTAAGTTTCATCATGGTAATCTGTGAGAAATGAATAATTAGATTAAATGGGGGATTAACTGCTTGAGTAGTTGTCCTGAGATTCCCCATGAGAGCGATCGCATTTTGGTTTGTTCGTTATTTGAGGCGATTGTACCATCCTCAAAGATATAGCGATAATCCCATATGGGATGCTTATGCAAACCATTGACTCCTACAAGTTGACCTTGACAGTTTAAGACTGGTCCACCACTCATACCCTTTTGCACATCATTGCTATAGCCAAGCTGATAACCTCCTGTTAACTGTTTGGGTATGATCATGACGATTTTGCCTTGAGTCAGAAGAAAACCCCTAGATTTTTGCCTATTTGCTTCTATGGGAAAACCCGCCACAAAAACCGTTTGATTTTCTTGTACTGGTGTTTGTTTCCAGAAATCACTCACTTGATAATCTAGTTCTGAATCAAATGTAAACCAGGCTAAATCTTTGTTCTCAAGTCTAGTTATTGCCGATAATTTGACTCGATGGAGTACACCATCAACAGTCTTGATATTTAACTCATCACTACTAGAATAAGCAATTACGTGATCGTTAGTAATAACTAAATAACTATTTTCCTTTTTCTGGAGCAAAATCCCCGACCCTGATATATCTTCGGCAAAAACCTTAACGGTGATTGCGTTTGCTTGAGCTTGAAGTTCACTGAGAGATAAACTTGTTGCAGCACAAGACAATTGAGGCTGAGCAAATCTTCCCAAATCTTCAAAGAGGTTGTCAAGATTTAGGAGCACTCCAACCACTCCAGACAAAAACAGTATGATCATTACCAGAAAATAGGCAAAACGACCCATTGTGACTTTCTCAATGTACTATTTGAAAATCCGGAAACTCTTCATCTGACTGATTCAAACAAAGCTCTCGCTCAATATGTCGCTCAAGATCAAATGTTACTGTCCCATCGCCATTTGCCACCACACCTGGAGTTCCAGGGCATTTTTTAGAGTTTTGATATACGACTCCTGCAGAACCCTCACTACTAGTAATTATAGCTTGTAATACTTGTTCAGGATTCTGTCCGGGGCTAAGAGTAAAGAGTAAATTACTGCTATCAGCAATACATGGTCCTACACAAATAACGGTCTGTTTGTTCAAAGGTCCACTCTGAAAGTTGTTTAAGGGTATTCCCTGAGATTTAAAATTGTTTAACCTTTGAGTGACCTCTTGACAACGACGCATGGGGGTCCAGGGGGGAGGGAAATCTTTTATTTGCCACTTAAAGACTGGAATTGGGGTATCATTAGCTTGAGCATAAGTTGTGGGAATTCCATCTTGGTCAACTGTGCAAATAAAACTCAGATTCTGAGCTGAACCGTTACTACTAGAACTTGTGATCAAACCTAAAACTGTCAAACTCAATACAGCGAGTTGATTGGCTCTTGAGGGTTTAGTCATCTTTATTCATGCTTACTCCGGACAGTGCTACTACATAATTGTAACTTAAAATTTACGTTTTAGTAAATAGCACAACGATCTAGATATCAATATCAAAGCCTTTTTTCTTTTTGCTTTTAGTTTTAGTAATGGGAGTATCCCCCGTCAAAATCCAGTCGAGATGTTCTGGAAGTAGTTTGGCTAGATCGTAGCGCCTTAAGATAGTTTCTCTAGCTTTTTTGCGGATAGAAGCCATAGAGTCGGGATGATCTAAAACTTCTTCCACGCGATCAGCGATCGCCTCAGGATTAAAGAAATCCACGAGTAAGCCGTTGTTCCCATCAGTAATCACTTCTGTCACCGGGGGAGTATTAGAAGCTACCACCATACATCCTGTCGCCATTGCTTCTAACATCGACCAAGATAACACAAAGGGACGAGTTAAATAAATGTGCACCGAGGAAGCTTGCAAGACTTGTAGATACTGTTCATAGGGTAATAAACCCGTAAAGTGCAGTCGAGACAAATCAAAAACAAATTTTTCTAACATTAACTGCTTATAGCTTTGACCCTCCGGTAGGGATTTCCCATAGGCAACGCGATCTTGTCCCACCACCACCACATGACAGTTAGGACGACGTTGTTGTAGGATAGCGACGGTTTCCATAAACTGGGGAAAACCGCGGTAGGGTTCCATCCCTCTAGCTACGTAGGTGATAATTTCCGAAGCGTGACTAAGATCTAGATTAAGAGAAGGAAGAACTAATTTAGTTCCCAGTTGGGGAGTAAAAAAATTAGTATCTACTCCATCATGGCGTACGGTTATTTTAGAGTGAAACTCTTGAGGGAATTGTTGACGTTGCCAGTTAGTGGGAGATAAACCGCGATCGCAAGCGTATAAATCCGTCAACATCGGCGTATTTTTCATACGAATGCGGGCGCAATCGTCCACACTCAGTGGTTCGTTGGGGTCAAAATCCGCGTCCGTACCGTGAGCGTGATAAAACCATTCGAAGTAGCAGAGTAATCGTGCTTGGGGTAGAGCATCCTTGATAAACAGAGTCGGTCCCCAACCCGAATGACCATAAACTATATCCGGGGCAAATTGCTGCTGTTTTAACTGTTCGGTGAGACGATAGATCGCTTGTCCCTGTAGTACGGCAGCTTCGAGAGTGCGCAGATAATGATGGGTTTCTGGTTTGACTTCCCGAGAGGGATTATAGATGACTTTAGTTACTCCTTCTAGATTTCCCTGTTCTCGGCGAGTAGCGAATACTACCTTATGTCCCCGTTGGGCTAGGGCGATCGCCACGTGGCGAAACTGAGCAGGAAAATTGGGATGTAGTAAGAGTATTTTCATGTTAATTCACAAATTGAGGCATTACTTCTGCCGCTGTAAATAAACCGTAGATACCGCGATCGTGTAGGGATTTAGCCGCTTTGAGATAGCCAAAAGCTGGACCACAGACGTTAGCCGCCATACTAGTTTCATCGCCCAAAGTAAAGGTATGAGTAGCGATTTTCCCCTCAAAGGTGCGTCCTGTGACTTTGACGTTGGTGCTAAGAGGTTTTTTGGCGTTGCGAGTATCGACTACTCCTCCCACCGTTACGCGATCGCGTGAGCAAATACCTGCCAATTCTAACATCAGATCGTCAGCGTGTTCCATATTCTCTAAAGTTAGAATGCCGTTAGTTTTAGCTAGTAAAGCTTCTACCTGTTGATCGCTCATCCCTTTGGCTGTCTCTACGTCGTAGCCAGGTAAATGGGCGATATCTTCTCTAATGGTGGCGCGATAAGCTTCCCAGTTAGCTATCCCCACACCAAAGGTAATGTTAACGCTGTGGATTTCGGCGTAGCTTTGGGCTGCGATTACCGCGGCTGCGGTTAATAAACCTGGAGTAGCGCCGCACCCAGTTAAATAGGTAATTCCTGCGGCTTGGAATTGTTCCTGTAACTCCAATAATTGAGCTAAAGCGCTCGTTCGCTTGATCGCGTCTACTAGTACACCGCGCCAACCTGAAGCGATAAACTGTTGTGCTACCTCGGCCATAAAGGTGTTGGGTAAATTGGGTAGAGCGAGAAAATAACCGTCTGCTGCGCCCACACTGATTAATTCTTTAATACTCTCGTTACTCAATACCCCATAGTTATCTAGATACCCCAGGGAACCCTTAAGGTTGTATACGGCGATCGCCTCATTCACATCTATTCCTTCCTGGTGGTAGACGTAACCCTTTTGATCCGCCGCTCCTACCCATTGCATCGACTGTTTGGGTTTTAATACTCTAGCTGCAGCTTGTCCTAAACCCCCAAACCCTAAAACGCCAACTTTAATCATTTCGTTTTAATTTCACCTTACTTCATTTATTTTAAGTCTACAGATTCTCTAATTAAACCTTTTTTCGCAACAAAAAGTTACAATATTTTCAAGTAATAGACCTAGATTCTGTGAAGTTTTGCTAAAATCCAATACTATAATGCTGCGAAAATTTGTCAATCGATGAACATGGAATCTCTCGAGTTTATTATTTACCCTGATGGTCGGGTGAAAGAAACGGTAACAGGCATCGTTGGTGCTTCTTGTCAAGAGGTGACCGCGGCGATTGAAACAGAACTCGGACAAGTTTTGTCTCAAGAAACAACCTCTGATTATTTTGCTGTTCCAGTTTACCAGTCAGAAATGGCAACCAATCAAACAACTTTTAGTTAATTTTTGTTTAGGAGTAATATGTCACACTTTAGCAACATTAAAACCAAAATTCGTAATCTCAACTCTTTAAAATCAGCTCTCACTGACTTGGGAATTGACTGGAAAGAAGGTCCTAGCTTAGTCAGAGGCTATCAGGGTCAAACTCGTAGCGCCGCAGTAATAATAGCACAAAATAATAACTATGACCTGGGTTTTGGCTGGAATGGACAAGAATACGAACTAATCACAGATTTGCAATATTGGCAGCAACCCTGGACTGTTGAAGGTTTCTTGCAACAGGTTACTCAGCGCTACGCTTATCATACCGTAGTTAATGAATCGAGTAAACAAGGGTTTCAACTGACAGAACAACAAAAGAATAAAGATGGTTCTATCCGTTTAGTAGTACAACGTTGGAGCGCCTAATGTTTGAAGGTTCGGGTATGAAGCCGGAGTTAGGAGAGATTGAAGATAGTAATTTCTCTATTTCTGGTTTAGAGCCAGAATTGGGGGGACAACTGAGGCAAAGGGCTCCTTATGTAGATGAAACTACCTGTATCGGTTGCAAACATTGCGCTCATACAGCGGTAAATACCTTTTATATCGAACCGGAACAAGGTCGCGCTCGCGTTTTTAATCACCATGGCGATGGACAAGAACTCATTCAAGAAGCGATAGATACCTGTCCAGTAAATTGTATTCACTGGCTAGACTACACCGAACTCAAACACTTAGAAACTCAAAGAAAACACCAAGTGATTAAAAATCTTGGTTTCCCTCAAACTTTTCGGTAGCAACTGATTGAGTACAATTCCAAGTTTTTCCTCAATGAGAAGAACGATCATTGAGGATTTTCTTTCAACAAAAAATATGACGGCTTTTTTACCAGCGATCGCTCCCGTTGCCCTGATTATTCTCATTGGCTTCATCGCCAGTCGTTTTCTCTCTCTGGAGACTCAGAGTTTATCAGAGATCACCGTTTATATTCTGGCGCCCGCTTTAGTCGCCCACAGTCTCTATCGCACTACCGTTTCTCTAGAAAGTGCCACGGGTTTAATCCTAGGCTTTTTACTGGTATCTCTGGTTATCTACGTCATAGTTCAGATCGTCGCGAGGATGTTGCGTTTACCTCAATCTCTGCGCACTAGTTTATTGGCTAGTACTCTTTTCCCCAATAATGGCAATTTAGGACTACCTCTGATTAGTCTGGCTTTTGGTTCAGTGGGTTTAGAGAGGGCGATTATCTATATGATTGCTTCTAGCGTCTTGACCTTTGGCTTGGGTCCTCCTTTACTTAAAGGCAAGGGTCTTAAATTTGGTCTCAATTTAACCCTCAAATTACCTCTATTTTGGGCAATGGTCCTAGGATTAACGGGACGCTTATTTCACGTCTCTTTACCTCTTAATCTGGCAGATGGGGTCAAACTCCTCGGCGAAGGGGCGATTCCTTTAGCTTTAGTGATCTTAGGGATACAACTTGCTGGTACTAAGTTCACAATTAAAGTCAAAGAACTGCTTGGTGTGGCACTGCGTTTACTCCTAGCTCCACTTGTAGCTCTAATTATTGGCACTTTACTACAATTAGATCTGATCGATTTACAGGTTCTGGTAATCCAAAGCGCTATGCCCACTGCAGTTAATACCGTCGTTTTGGTCACGGAGTTCGGTGGAGATATAGATTGGGCAACTCGTGCTATCGTTCTCTCTACTTTAATTAGTTTTATTACCCTCCCTCTATGGTTATGGATCGTCAATCTTGGCTAAAATTCAAGTGTTTTTGCTGAGGTAGATTGGTTATGTACATGTTAGTGTCTAGCTACATAGGCTATAATTAGAAATTAGTAAATTACACATCTCTCTACTTAAGGGGACAAGTGTGAGGTCTTATGTAAAAATAGCTAAAGCCTATCACCTTTCCCCTCATTTAGTAATGCGACAATGGTAAGTAATCCCGATTTCTATCATATTTTCATTATTCAAGATGAATTGTCTAAAAGAGTATTTTCTTTAGAGGATAAAATTTATTCCTTGGGTCGCGATCGCCAAAATCAGATTATAATTAACGACCCTCAGGTTTCCCGCTATCACGCTACTTTGCTCAAAGATACAGAAAATACTAAAAATCACTTTTTCTATAAGATAATTGACGGTAATTTATCAGGTAAAAAAAGTAGAAACGGCTTAAATATTAACGGTATAGTAGTTGAAGAACATATTCTCAGCCATGGGGATTTTATTTTTTTTGGTGGAAAAACTCAAGGCACCTATTATATCATCTCTAATCCTGCTATGTTATCATTTTTGCTAGATAAGCAAGAATTAGAAGCTCAAAATAGTTACTTAGAAGACATTCCTAAAAATACTTTACCTTCTCAAGAATATTTGAGCGATATCAACAGTTGTAATCAGGAAGAATTAATTAGATTAGCATCTTTTCCTGAACTCAATCCTACTCCTATTATCGAAATTAATTACCAGGGCGAAATTACTTACTCTAACCCTGCAGCTGCCTTTAAATTTAAAGATCTCTATAATCAACCCTTAAAGCATCCAATTTTCGCTGACTTAATCCAGGAAGATAACAATAAACATGGGAGTTTGTTGCGAAGAGAAATTAAAATTGCAAAGGAGTATTTCGACGAGTATATTCATTATCTTTCTGAGAAAAAACTAATTAGAATCTATCTGTTTGATTTAACTCAACGTCGTCAAACAGAAAAAGCTTTACAAGAAAGCGAAGCCCGATATCGAGCGGTCGTGAGACAAAGTTCTGATGGTATATTATTAGTAGATATAGCAACGGGTAAAATAATTGAAGCCAATAGGGCTTATCGTAAATTAATTGGTTACAAAATCAGAGAAACACAAACAATTACCATCAAAGATCTCATTCACTATCCAGAAAATTTTTCGGAACAACTCCAAGAAATCATTACTAAGAAAACGGATTTTCGAGGAGAATCTATCCATCGTCGTCAAGATGGTTGCTTGATAGAAGTAGAAATGAGCGTTAGTTTAATTTATTATCACAATCAACAGGTTTTTTGTTTTACAGTACGAGATATAACCGAGAGAAAGCGAGATAAAGAATTGCTAGAGTATCAAGCTTTTCACGACTCTTTAACCGCTTTACCCAACCGCACCCTGTTTCAGAAAAATCTGGACCATGCTTTAATTAACGCCAAAACCGATAATACTTCCATCGCCGTGATGTTTTTAGATATAGACCATTTTAAAAACATTAACGATACTTTAGGACATAGTATAGGCGATCAGTTACTCAAAAGTTTTGCCGAACGTTTAAAATCTTGTCTGCGCTCGTCCGATATCATCAGTCGCTGGGGAGGAGATGAGTTTACTATTCTTATCCCTCAGATTAGTCAACCAGAAGATATCAGTAACCTAGCCAGAAGAATTTTGAGAGCCTTAGAAGAACCCATAGTTATCTTAGAACATAGACTGCACGTAAAAAGTAGTATTGGCATCGCTCTTTATCCACAAGACGGTGAAGACGCCGAAATTCTCCTTAAAAACGCTGATACTGCTCTATATCGGGCTAAAAGAGAAGGCAGAAATCATTATCAATTTTATACTCAGAACATGAGTTGTCAAGTATCAGAATTACTAGCCCTAGAAGAGCTGCTCGCTCAAGCGCTGATTAATCAAGAATTGCGACCCTATTATCAACCCAGGGTTAACATCAAAACCGCCACCATTACGGCGATGGAGACACTAATTCAATGGCAACATCCCGAAAAAGGATTAATCTGTTTTGATGAGTTTCTCCCTCTAGTAGAAGCAACAGAGCAAATTATTCCCCTACGAGATTGGTTGATTGAAACAGTTTGTGAGCAAAGTCGGATTTGGCAAAGCGCAGGTTTACTAGAAATCCCCGTGGTGATTACCCTCTCTTCTCGACAATTACATCAGTCAACTTTAGTAGATAAGATCCAAGAAATATTAGAGCGTACTAAGTTGGCTCCTGATTTGTTAGAATTAGGGATTAATGAGAAAGATATCCTTGAGCGTACAGATGTTTCTGGTGAAACTCTTAGTCAGCTACTCAATATAGGGGTGCGCATTTCCGTGGATGGATTTTGCACGAGCTATCGCTCTATCAGATATTTAGAAAAGTCTTTGTTTCATACCCTGAAAATAGATCACTCCTTGATTAAAAAACTTCAAGATAATACTCAAGACTTGGGGATCGTCTCAGCCATAATTACTTTGGGAAATAGCTTTCAAATGAATGTAGTAGCAGAAGGAGTAGAAAAACCAGAACAATTAGAAATCTTACGTAAGCTTAACTGCGAAGAAATGCAGGGTTATTTATTTAGTCAGCCGCTGAGTATAATAGAAGCAACGGATTTATTAACAAAAGGTTCACTCTTGACGTAAAACTCCCTAAGTAATATACGAAAATGGATAATTTTTCGGAGTCACCCTCTCATATTTTAGTGATTGAAGAAACTACATCTAGAAAAACTCTGCTACTCAAAGAACCCGCTTATTCATTTGGGAGAGATCCGAGTAACTCGGTGGTGCTTTCTTCTAAAAAAGTATCTCGTTATCACGCGACTTTATTGCGGAGAACGGATCAGGATAATAGTTGTTACTCTTTTTGGATTATCGATGGCAATCTAGAAGGAGAAAGAAGTAAAAATGGTGTATTTGTTAATGAAAAGAGAAGTTTGGTACAAAGCTTAAAGCACGGAGATATTATTATTATTGGAGATATTAAGTTAACATACTATGTTATTCAAAATATGTCTGACTTCGTATTTCTTCAAGGTGGAGATTTTGATAATACCAGCAAGAAAGTTAATAGTCATCAGGAGACTTTAGTAGAGGCTAAACCAGAACTATTAGGGGTAGAAATTAATAAAGCTACAAGTCATAATTTAGTAAAACTGGCTTCTTTTCCTGAATTGAGTCCCAATCCAATCATTGAAATTGACTGGAATGGTAATATTACTTATTTTAACCCAGCCGCCCTAGCTACTTTTAAAAATCTGAGCCAAACTCACTTAAAACATCCTATTTTGTCTGGATTGGCTAATAATCCCCAACAACATCAGGGGAGTTTGTTCGTACGTGAAGTAAAAATAGATACAGATTTTTTTGAACAATACGTTCATTATCTGCCCAATGAAAAGTTAATTCGTAGCTATATTTTTAATTTTACTAAACGCAAGGAAATTGAATCATCTTTAAGAGAAAGCAAAGAAGTCTATCATCATTTAGTCAAGCAAAGTTCAGAAGCGATCTGCTTGATAGATCGCGAGACACAAAATATTATAGAAGCAAACAAGGCTTATTGTGACCTGTTGGGATATTCTACAGAAGAAAGCTTGAATCTAAAGCTGACGGATGTTTTAGCCGAAGAAAAAACCAAAGAGATTTTAACCGTTAGAAGTGAGCAAGAGCTGGAATTAGCCCATCAGCGCAAAGACGGACAGATTGTCTTGTTGACGGCTAATTTTAGTTCTGTAACTTATCGGAAAAAAGAAATTGTCTGTTGTTCGGTACGTCCTGTAACCACTTCTTCTAGTCCGGAATCTTTTCTGTCAAAGAGCGAACTGTACCACAAAACAACTAATTTAGCCAGTCAAGCTCTATTCAAGGAATTGTTATCTACTAATATCGCTAATTGTAAGCGGAATCAACAACTGACAGCATTGCTAGTGCTGGAATTAGCGCACTTTGACGAGATTAGGGTTTCTCTGGGTGAGTTGAAATTGCCACAGTTGCTACAAGATATTGCAAAAAGATTGCGCTCTTGCTTGAGGGCAGGAGATAGTGTTGCTCATCCTTATGATTCTCAATTCTACGTGCTTTTAGCCGAAATTAGTCAAATCAAAGACAGCGCCAAAATTTCCCAGCGTCTTCTCGATGCGTTAAGACCACCGTTTGAAATAGATAAACAACGTATTTATCTCAACGTTAGTATAGGAATCGTTGTTTACGACAATGAAGATCCTGAAACTTTTTTAAATCATGGTCAAATAGCATTGAATCGTTCCCGTCAAAAAGGAAGCAACAATTATCAATTCTATCAACCCCATCTGACTACGGAAATAAGTAGGTTATTGCGTCTAGAAAAGCTCTTGGAAGAAGCAATAGTCAAAGAAGAATTCTTGCTCTACTACCAACCCAGAGTGAACGTTAAAACCAAGAAAATTGTTGCAGTAGAAGCTTTATTACGTTGGCAACATCCAGATTTTGGTCTAATTACTCCTGATAGATTTTTACCCATAGCGGAGGAAATTGGCTTGATAGTTCCTATTGGCGAATGGGTAATCAAAAAAGCCTGTCAACAAAACCGAACTTGGCAAAAATTGGGTTTAGCTTCTTTTCCTATAGGAGTGAATCTTTCTCTTAAACAATTTCAGCAACCTGATTTAGTAGCGAGAATCACTAGTATTGTCCATAAGGTAGGACTCGATAGCAAATGGTTGGAATTAGAATTAACCGAAAAGACGCTTCTACAAAAAATCGACTATTCACACTCGATGGTATCAGAAATGAAGAATTTAGGATTATCTCTGGTACTCGACGATTTTCAACCCACTTCGTCCTCGGTAGCTTATCTCAAACAGTTCCCTATAGATAGTCTCAAAGTTCATCAATCTTTTATGGCACAATTAAAGGAGAAATCTTTGAATGTTGCGGCTATAGCTTCTACAATAGCGATGGGACGAGAATTAGATCTGGCGATCGTTGTCGAGGGGGTTGAAACTATAGAACAGTTAAAACTGTTGCAAAATCTTGGTTGCGAACAAATGCAAGGTCACTTATTTAGTCCTGCTTTAAACGCTGAAGACATTTATCAGTTTTTAGCTGAACCT contains these protein-coding regions:
- a CDS encoding DUF2997 domain-containing protein; this translates as MNMESLEFIIYPDGRVKETVTGIVGASCQEVTAAIETELGQVLSQETTSDYFAVPVYQSEMATNQTTFS
- a CDS encoding glycosyltransferase family 4 protein; translation: MKILLLHPNFPAQFRHVAIALAQRGHKVVFATRREQGNLEGVTKVIYNPSREVKPETHHYLRTLEAAVLQGQAIYRLTEQLKQQQFAPDIVYGHSGWGPTLFIKDALPQARLLCYFEWFYHAHGTDADFDPNEPLSVDDCARIRMKNTPMLTDLYACDRGLSPTNWQRQQFPQEFHSKITVRHDGVDTNFFTPQLGTKLVLPSLNLDLSHASEIITYVARGMEPYRGFPQFMETVAILQQRRPNCHVVVVGQDRVAYGKSLPEGQSYKQLMLEKFVFDLSRLHFTGLLPYEQYLQVLQASSVHIYLTRPFVLSWSMLEAMATGCMVVASNTPPVTEVITDGNNGLLVDFFNPEAIADRVEEVLDHPDSMASIRKKARETILRRYDLAKLLPEHLDWILTGDTPITKTKSKKKKGFDIDI
- a CDS encoding COP23 domain-containing protein encodes the protein MTKPSRANQLAVLSLTVLGLITSSSSNGSAQNLSFICTVDQDGIPTTYAQANDTPIPVFKWQIKDFPPPWTPMRRCQEVTQRLNNFKSQGIPLNNFQSGPLNKQTVICVGPCIADSSNLLFTLSPGQNPEQVLQAIITSSEGSAGVVYQNSKKCPGTPGVVANGDGTVTFDLERHIERELCLNQSDEEFPDFQIVH
- a CDS encoding EAL domain-containing protein translates to MVSNPDFYHIFIIQDELSKRVFSLEDKIYSLGRDRQNQIIINDPQVSRYHATLLKDTENTKNHFFYKIIDGNLSGKKSRNGLNINGIVVEEHILSHGDFIFFGGKTQGTYYIISNPAMLSFLLDKQELEAQNSYLEDIPKNTLPSQEYLSDINSCNQEELIRLASFPELNPTPIIEINYQGEITYSNPAAAFKFKDLYNQPLKHPIFADLIQEDNNKHGSLLRREIKIAKEYFDEYIHYLSEKKLIRIYLFDLTQRRQTEKALQESEARYRAVVRQSSDGILLVDIATGKIIEANRAYRKLIGYKIRETQTITIKDLIHYPENFSEQLQEIITKKTDFRGESIHRRQDGCLIEVEMSVSLIYYHNQQVFCFTVRDITERKRDKELLEYQAFHDSLTALPNRTLFQKNLDHALINAKTDNTSIAVMFLDIDHFKNINDTLGHSIGDQLLKSFAERLKSCLRSSDIISRWGGDEFTILIPQISQPEDISNLARRILRALEEPIVILEHRLHVKSSIGIALYPQDGEDAEILLKNADTALYRAKREGRNHYQFYTQNMSCQVSELLALEELLAQALINQELRPYYQPRVNIKTATITAMETLIQWQHPEKGLICFDEFLPLVEATEQIIPLRDWLIETVCEQSRIWQSAGLLEIPVVITLSSRQLHQSTLVDKIQEILERTKLAPDLLELGINEKDILERTDVSGETLSQLLNIGVRISVDGFCTSYRSIRYLEKSLFHTLKIDHSLIKKLQDNTQDLGIVSAIITLGNSFQMNVVAEGVEKPEQLEILRKLNCEEMQGYLFSQPLSIIEATDLLTKGSLLT
- a CDS encoding serine protease, with protein sequence MMKLNNPLITLIVPAIVIIHPGGAQSQTGPAVNELARETTVIIVGKDKSIGSGVIVSRNGNTYYVLTANHVMGNSDYGIVTPDGERYDISKDNVESFSKNIDLAIVSFNSDRDYQVAKLGSSGYVEPGLTVFVSGWPKPGQIQSETNELVRHFSSGNIAAVLGEPFQGYQYAYTSVTQGGMSGGPVFDLEGRVVAIHGLADHDLSNAEELKERGIDSQIGAELSRTGFNYGIPIDSFIEQLPYHRNIYDGVEIETQAPADPKQTVEPEVTEDTEFKKDVANIFRDWFLGALQENLQRIPGIPIRF
- a CDS encoding DUF1257 domain-containing protein, with the translated sequence MSHFSNIKTKIRNLNSLKSALTDLGIDWKEGPSLVRGYQGQTRSAAVIIAQNNNYDLGFGWNGQEYELITDLQYWQQPWTVEGFLQQVTQRYAYHTVVNESSKQGFQLTEQQKNKDGSIRLVVQRWSA
- a CDS encoding saccharopine dehydrogenase-like oxidoreductase, yielding MIKVGVLGFGGLGQAAARVLKPKQSMQWVGAADQKGYVYHQEGIDVNEAIAVYNLKGSLGYLDNYGVLSNESIKELISVGAADGYFLALPNLPNTFMAEVAQQFIASGWRGVLVDAIKRTSALAQLLELQEQFQAAGITYLTGCGATPGLLTAAAVIAAQSYAEIHSVNITFGVGIANWEAYRATIREDIAHLPGYDVETAKGMSDQQVEALLAKTNGILTLENMEHADDLMLELAGICSRDRVTVGGVVDTRNAKKPLSTNVKVTGRTFEGKIATHTFTLGDETSMAANVCGPAFGYLKAAKSLHDRGIYGLFTAAEVMPQFVN
- a CDS encoding serine protease yields the protein MGRFAYFLVMIILFLSGVVGVLLNLDNLFEDLGRFAQPQLSCAATSLSLSELQAQANAITVKVFAEDISGSGILLQKKENSYLVITNDHVIAYSSSDELNIKTVDGVLHRVKLSAITRLENKDLAWFTFDSELDYQVSDFWKQTPVQENQTVFVAGFPIEANRQKSRGFLLTQGKIVMIIPKQLTGGYQLGYSNDVQKGMSGGPVLNCQGQLVGVNGLHKHPIWDYRYIFEDGTIASNNEQTKMRSLSWGISGQLLKQLIPHLI
- a CDS encoding AEC family transporter produces the protein MTAFLPAIAPVALIILIGFIASRFLSLETQSLSEITVYILAPALVAHSLYRTTVSLESATGLILGFLLVSLVIYVIVQIVARMLRLPQSLRTSLLASTLFPNNGNLGLPLISLAFGSVGLERAIIYMIASSVLTFGLGPPLLKGKGLKFGLNLTLKLPLFWAMVLGLTGRLFHVSLPLNLADGVKLLGEGAIPLALVILGIQLAGTKFTIKVKELLGVALRLLLAPLVALIIGTLLQLDLIDLQVLVIQSAMPTAVNTVVLVTEFGGDIDWATRAIVLSTLISFITLPLWLWIVNLG
- a CDS encoding ferredoxin, with translation MFEGSGMKPELGEIEDSNFSISGLEPELGGQLRQRAPYVDETTCIGCKHCAHTAVNTFYIEPEQGRARVFNHHGDGQELIQEAIDTCPVNCIHWLDYTELKHLETQRKHQVIKNLGFPQTFR